The following are from one region of the Halodesulfurarchaeum sp. HSR-GB genome:
- a CDS encoding pyridoxamine 5'-phosphate oxidase family protein — protein sequence MASHNGPANESTPAGPTLYLDQNATSGHFCPFVFDEADGTDYRVVQLTAGQSFTTLQQALDTQLRDLQDPTEAAAVVLSPQATESEVLTAEVGDGTTLYGFQVNPEDLTGVSIAFSKLLRRWEQQTGSTEVCLRGVESLFPYHDTDLLYRFLNTILATLMGAGATVHMHLNPAATDARAQNLFQSLFTRVERLDPSTEARQTTESVQSEDREPDSAAKAPDTSLAADLSAEPVVMSDADIDAVLDNSSLGILAFGGESPYAIPMSFGYDTDRRDCYLQLGLFEGSKKLERLQESPTVSLVVMQYERPDRWRSVILTGELSKLSAAEVESRDVVSVFANAKLASVDVFSMDPADVEFAWYRLDPSTMSGRKSNDSF from the coding sequence ATGGCGAGTCATAACGGGCCGGCGAATGAATCGACTCCTGCTGGTCCGACGTTGTACCTCGATCAGAACGCCACCAGTGGTCACTTCTGCCCCTTCGTCTTCGACGAGGCGGATGGGACCGACTACCGCGTCGTTCAACTGACGGCCGGCCAGTCGTTCACGACGCTGCAGCAGGCGCTGGACACCCAACTCCGCGACCTGCAGGACCCCACGGAAGCGGCGGCTGTCGTGTTGAGTCCACAGGCGACCGAATCGGAGGTCCTCACCGCCGAAGTCGGTGACGGAACGACCCTGTACGGGTTTCAGGTCAATCCGGAAGACCTGACGGGTGTTTCGATCGCCTTTTCGAAGCTCCTGCGCCGGTGGGAGCAACAGACTGGCTCGACGGAGGTCTGTCTCCGGGGGGTCGAATCGCTGTTCCCGTATCACGACACCGACCTCCTCTATCGGTTTTTGAACACGATTTTGGCCACGCTCATGGGAGCCGGTGCGACCGTTCACATGCATCTGAATCCGGCGGCGACGGATGCCCGTGCACAGAACCTGTTCCAGTCGCTTTTCACCCGGGTCGAACGGTTGGACCCGTCGACCGAGGCGAGGCAGACAACCGAATCGGTACAATCCGAGGATCGAGAACCCGATTCCGCGGCAAAAGCGCCGGACACGTCACTGGCGGCGGATCTCTCCGCTGAGCCGGTGGTGATGTCCGACGCCGATATCGACGCGGTACTCGATAATTCGAGTCTGGGGATCCTGGCGTTTGGCGGTGAGTCCCCGTATGCGATCCCGATGTCGTTTGGCTACGATACCGATCGTCGAGACTGCTACCTGCAACTCGGACTGTTCGAGGGAAGCAAAAAGCTCGAACGACTCCAGGAATCCCCGACGGTCTCACTCGTCGTCATGCAGTACGAGCGCCCGGATCGCTGGCGAAGTGTGATCCTCACGGGCGAACTCTCGAAGCTCTCGGCGGCTGAAGTCGAATCTCGGGATGTCGTCTCAGTCTTTGCGAACGCCAAGCTCGCGTCCGTCGACGTGTTCAGTATGGATCCCGCGGACGTCGAGTTTGCCTGGTACCGGCTCGATCCGTCGACTATGAGTGGGCGGAAAAGCAACGACTCGTTCTGA
- the mutL gene encoding DNA mismatch repair endonuclease MutL: MTEITSLDDSTIAKIAAGEVIERPASVVKELVENSLDAGANRIDVTVSAGGTDLIRVADDGVGMDEANAVRAVEQHTTSKISSIDDLEAGVGTLGFRGEALHTIGAVSRMTIETRPQSGADVGTEVRVEGGDVTDVAPVGRAPGTTVTVTDLFFNTPARRKYLKRDATEFAHVNRIVSRYALANPDVAISLTHDDNEVFATAGTGDRKGAVLSVYGRDVATSMIDVEAEPDGPITAIRGLVSDPETTRSGTEYVSTYVNGRYVRAGELRDAIVSAYGKQLAADRYPFAVLFLSVPPDTVDVNVHPRKMAVRFDDEPAVTDGIEAAVREALLDHGLLRSSAPRGRSAPDETAVQPQTGHSTPPESEPTGEAGAESRGPGSDHARAGTATPSREPEQEPPDESSTGGPKLDDPDPSATEALEPTGGSETVEREAADSAPVDSTGDRDTASSIEVDPLQTALVPEVDQSETAEFDPETLPPLRILGQIQDTYVVAESPDGLVLIDQHAADERVNYERLQAALGSQPTTQRLVEPVELSVTPQEASQFEAMAETLSAWGFLARLDGERLVVEGVPSVFDDTLNPELLRDVLSTALDGEPGGQITAAADELLADMACYPSITGNTSLRDGAVLELLRALDACENPYACPHGRPTIIELSTEELEDRFERDYPGHDQRRS; this comes from the coding sequence ATGACGGAGATCACCAGCCTGGACGACTCGACGATCGCAAAGATCGCCGCCGGCGAGGTCATCGAGCGACCCGCCTCCGTGGTGAAAGAACTCGTCGAGAACAGCCTCGACGCGGGCGCGAACCGGATCGACGTCACCGTCAGCGCCGGTGGCACCGACCTGATTCGCGTGGCCGACGACGGCGTCGGGATGGACGAGGCGAACGCGGTCCGGGCCGTCGAGCAACACACCACCAGCAAGATCTCCTCGATCGACGACCTCGAAGCGGGGGTCGGAACGCTCGGCTTCCGTGGGGAAGCCCTGCATACCATCGGCGCTGTCTCCCGAATGACCATCGAAACCCGCCCACAGTCGGGAGCCGACGTGGGGACCGAGGTGCGGGTCGAAGGCGGGGACGTGACAGATGTCGCGCCGGTCGGTCGCGCGCCCGGGACGACAGTCACGGTGACCGACCTCTTTTTCAACACGCCGGCCCGCCGCAAGTACCTCAAACGCGACGCGACCGAGTTCGCCCACGTCAACCGGATCGTCTCCCGGTACGCGCTGGCGAACCCCGACGTGGCGATCTCCCTGACCCACGACGACAACGAGGTGTTTGCCACGGCCGGTACCGGCGACCGCAAGGGCGCGGTGCTCTCGGTCTACGGTCGCGACGTGGCGACGAGCATGATCGACGTCGAAGCCGAGCCGGATGGCCCGATCACCGCGATCAGGGGGCTCGTGAGCGACCCGGAGACGACCCGGAGCGGGACCGAGTACGTCTCGACCTACGTCAACGGCCGATACGTGCGGGCCGGAGAACTGCGGGACGCGATCGTCTCGGCCTACGGGAAACAGCTCGCGGCCGACCGCTATCCCTTCGCGGTGCTCTTCCTCTCGGTGCCGCCGGATACCGTCGACGTGAACGTCCACCCGCGAAAGATGGCCGTTCGCTTCGACGACGAGCCGGCGGTCACCGACGGGATCGAGGCGGCCGTCCGTGAGGCACTGCTCGATCACGGGTTGCTCAGGTCGAGTGCTCCCCGGGGTCGCTCCGCCCCGGACGAGACGGCCGTGCAGCCCCAGACAGGCCATTCGACGCCACCCGAATCGGAGCCGACCGGCGAGGCGGGTGCCGAGTCGCGTGGGCCTGGCTCCGATCACGCGAGGGCGGGCACAGCGACCCCATCCCGGGAACCCGAGCAGGAGCCGCCAGACGAGTCCTCGACGGGCGGGCCGAAACTGGATGATCCGGACCCGTCCGCTACCGAGGCCCTGGAACCGACTGGCGGTTCGGAGACCGTCGAGCGCGAGGCAGCCGACTCCGCGCCGGTCGATTCGACCGGCGACCGTGACACTGCCTCGTCCATCGAGGTGGATCCGTTACAGACAGCGCTGGTGCCCGAAGTCGATCAGTCCGAAACGGCCGAATTCGACCCGGAGACGTTACCACCCCTGCGGATTCTGGGCCAGATCCAGGACACCTACGTCGTGGCCGAGTCCCCGGACGGGCTGGTGTTAATCGATCAGCACGCCGCCGACGAGCGGGTCAACTACGAGCGACTCCAGGCGGCCCTTGGCTCACAGCCGACGACCCAGCGACTCGTCGAACCGGTCGAGCTGTCCGTCACCCCACAGGAAGCCAGCCAGTTCGAGGCGATGGCCGAGACGCTGTCGGCGTGGGGGTTCCTGGCCCGCCTTGACGGGGAGCGACTGGTGGTCGAGGGGGTGCCATCGGTCTTCGATGATACCCTCAACCCGGAACTGTTGCGGGACGTCCTCTCTACGGCCCTCGACGGCGAGCCAGGGGGCCAGATCACCGCCGCGGCCGACGAACTACTCGCGGACATGGCCTGCTATCCCTCGATCACGGGGAACACCTCACTCAGGGACGGGGCCGTGCTCGAACTGCTCCGGGCGCTGGATGCCTGTGAGAATCCCTATGCCTGTCCGCACGGTCGGCCCACGATCATCGAACTCTCGACTGAGGAACTCGAGGATCGGTTCGAGCGGGACTATCCCGGGCACGACCAGCGGCGATCCTGA
- a CDS encoding cold-shock protein, whose translation MATGTVDFFHTRKGYGFIESDDADEDVFFHMEDVGGEDLEEGQDVEFDIDQAPKGPRAVNLERV comes from the coding sequence ATGGCAACAGGTACGGTCGACTTCTTCCATACGCGGAAGGGTTACGGTTTCATCGAGAGCGACGACGCAGACGAAGACGTTTTCTTCCACATGGAAGATGTCGGCGGTGAGGACCTCGAAGAGGGCCAGGATGTCGAGTTCGACATCGATCAGGCCCCCAAGGGTCCGCGTGCGGTCAACCTCGAGCGAGTTTAA
- a CDS encoding FAD-linked oxidase C-terminal domain-containing protein — protein MTSRSGAPDPALDPRADFDYQGGPRSHPDLAEAITKRIDGEVRFDQYTRQAYATDASLYQIEPIGVVRPKHTEDVATVVSVCRERGTAVLPRGAGTSLAGQTTNEAVVLDFKAHMDGVQSVDPESSTVRAQPGITLAALDDAVASHDLQYAPDPAWGDKSVLGGAIGNNSTGAHSLRYEKADAYLESAEVVLASGAVVDFGWMDLTDLRAAADPEGDLEARLYAELVRIIDEHGDTITEVYPDLHRNVSGYNLDLLIEEAETYNRVNVARIFAGSEGTLGIITEATVALEPVPEATAVALLTYDDLGAALGDLEAVLAHDPAALEVMDEQFLDLAGTVDRFEDLIAEFPDGTGATLLVEFDADSEAGVSESVEELIADRVAVDTTGRANGALEAHTSERQAAFWDLRKAGLPILLSETGTVRPWPFIEDTAIPVSNLGAFVADVQVILDSHDTSATFYAHAGPGVLHIRPFLDLQTQSGVDAMADIADAITDLVVTYDGAVSGEHGDGRARTQWNRKRYGEDVWELFRSLKRQVDPDWILNPGPVGGAEDGPPDMTESLRFGPGYEFDLPVDPELNWENENGMRGMVELCHGCGGCTGFTETTGGVMCPTFRATGEEIQSTRARANLLRTAMDGTLPADPLAEEFIEEVLSLCVSCQGCRRDCPSGVDMAKLKAELTHAYHQREGATLRSKLFANVDQLASLAATVSPVSKTLASLPGADWLLERTLGIASERTLPTFEGPPLQDWFTARGGCRVPASEAEHRVILFPDTYTNYSRQHVGKAAVAVLEAAGVHVEVAERSDSGRPAYSKSFIDQARQAAEENVAALEPRVRDGWTVLTTEPSDAVMFQHDYLDLLDGPAVSRLAEHTYGVMEFLDRFDLVESLPVRADGETVTYHGHCHQKAEGTDHHAARALDRAGFDVEELDSGCCGMAGTFGYEAEHYSMSMAIGRDVFELIRERDGDVLVAPGGSCRTQFADSPVAEGQPPHPIELLAGSLSE, from the coding sequence ATGACTTCACGGTCCGGGGCCCCCGACCCCGCACTGGACCCCAGAGCGGATTTTGACTACCAGGGCGGGCCACGATCCCACCCAGACCTGGCCGAGGCCATCACCAAACGGATCGACGGCGAGGTTCGGTTCGACCAGTACACCAGACAGGCCTACGCGACTGACGCGAGTCTCTACCAGATCGAGCCGATCGGCGTCGTCAGGCCGAAACACACCGAAGACGTGGCGACCGTCGTCTCGGTCTGCCGCGAGCGGGGAACTGCGGTCCTGCCCCGGGGAGCCGGCACCAGCCTCGCCGGTCAGACGACGAACGAGGCCGTCGTGCTCGACTTCAAGGCCCACATGGATGGCGTCCAATCGGTCGATCCCGAGTCGAGCACCGTCAGGGCCCAGCCTGGAATTACGCTCGCGGCACTCGACGACGCTGTCGCTTCACACGACCTGCAGTACGCCCCCGACCCGGCCTGGGGCGACAAGAGCGTACTCGGTGGTGCCATCGGGAACAACTCGACCGGCGCCCACTCCCTGCGCTACGAGAAGGCAGACGCGTACCTCGAATCCGCCGAGGTCGTCCTGGCCTCCGGGGCAGTCGTCGACTTTGGCTGGATGGATCTCACCGACCTTCGGGCTGCGGCAGACCCCGAGGGAGACCTCGAAGCCCGGCTCTACGCCGAACTCGTCCGCATTATCGACGAGCACGGCGACACGATCACGGAGGTGTACCCGGACCTCCACCGGAACGTCTCGGGGTACAACCTCGACCTCCTGATCGAAGAAGCCGAAACGTATAATCGGGTCAACGTCGCCCGGATCTTCGCCGGGAGCGAAGGGACCCTAGGCATCATCACCGAGGCGACAGTCGCCCTCGAACCGGTTCCCGAGGCGACGGCCGTCGCACTCCTGACCTACGACGATCTCGGGGCTGCACTGGGCGATCTGGAAGCCGTCCTCGCCCACGACCCGGCGGCCCTGGAAGTGATGGACGAGCAGTTTCTCGATCTGGCAGGGACTGTCGATCGCTTCGAGGACCTGATCGCGGAGTTTCCGGATGGGACTGGTGCGACCCTGCTCGTGGAGTTCGACGCGGATTCGGAGGCTGGGGTCAGCGAGTCCGTCGAAGAGTTGATCGCGGATCGGGTCGCGGTGGACACGACGGGACGAGCCAACGGCGCGCTCGAAGCGCATACTTCGGAACGACAGGCGGCCTTCTGGGACCTCCGGAAAGCCGGGCTGCCGATCTTGCTCTCCGAGACCGGAACGGTCAGGCCCTGGCCGTTCATCGAGGACACGGCGATTCCGGTCTCCAATCTGGGGGCCTTCGTCGCGGACGTGCAGGTGATCCTCGACAGCCACGACACGTCGGCGACCTTCTATGCCCATGCCGGCCCGGGTGTGCTCCACATCCGGCCGTTCCTCGATCTGCAAACCCAGTCGGGGGTCGATGCGATGGCCGACATCGCCGACGCGATCACCGACCTGGTCGTGACCTATGATGGAGCCGTCTCCGGTGAACACGGCGACGGGCGGGCCCGCACCCAGTGGAATCGCAAGCGGTACGGCGAGGACGTGTGGGAACTGTTCCGCTCGCTCAAGCGGCAGGTCGACCCCGACTGGATCCTGAATCCGGGGCCCGTGGGCGGAGCCGAAGACGGCCCGCCGGACATGACCGAGTCGCTCCGCTTCGGGCCCGGGTACGAGTTCGACCTCCCCGTCGACCCCGAACTGAACTGGGAGAACGAGAACGGCATGCGCGGAATGGTCGAATTGTGTCACGGCTGTGGCGGCTGTACCGGGTTCACGGAGACGACCGGCGGGGTGATGTGTCCGACCTTCAGGGCGACCGGCGAGGAGATCCAGAGCACGCGCGCCCGGGCGAACTTGCTCCGGACCGCGATGGACGGCACGCTCCCGGCCGACCCGCTTGCGGAGGAATTCATCGAGGAGGTCCTCTCACTCTGTGTCTCCTGTCAGGGCTGTCGTCGGGACTGTCCCTCCGGCGTGGACATGGCCAAACTCAAGGCCGAACTGACCCACGCCTATCACCAGCGCGAGGGCGCGACCCTGCGCTCGAAGCTCTTTGCCAACGTGGACCAGCTAGCGAGTCTGGCCGCGACGGTTTCGCCGGTTTCGAAGACACTCGCGAGTCTGCCCGGCGCGGACTGGCTGCTCGAACGTACCCTCGGCATCGCTAGCGAGCGAACCCTCCCGACGTTCGAGGGGCCGCCGCTCCAGGACTGGTTCACGGCTCGGGGCGGCTGTCGAGTTCCAGCATCCGAGGCCGAGCATCGGGTGATCCTCTTCCCGGACACGTACACCAACTACAGCCGTCAGCACGTGGGCAAAGCCGCCGTGGCGGTGCTGGAGGCCGCGGGGGTCCACGTCGAGGTGGCCGAGCGCTCCGACAGCGGACGGCCGGCCTACTCGAAATCCTTCATCGATCAGGCCCGCCAGGCGGCCGAGGAGAACGTCGCGGCCCTGGAGCCACGAGTGCGAGATGGGTGGACCGTCCTCACCACCGAACCCTCAGATGCGGTCATGTTCCAGCACGATTACCTGGACCTCCTCGATGGTCCGGCGGTCTCCCGGCTCGCCGAGCACACCTACGGGGTCATGGAGTTTCTCGATCGCTTCGACCTGGTCGAGTCGCTTCCTGTGCGAGCGGACGGCGAGACCGTGACCTACCACGGCCACTGCCACCAGAAGGCGGAAGGAACTGACCACCACGCCGCCCGCGCGCTCGACCGGGCCGGCTTCGACGTCGAGGAACTCGATTCGGGGTGCTGTGGCATGGCCGGGACCTTCGGCTACGAGGCCGAGCACTACTCGATGAGCATGGCCATCGGACGGGACGTCTTCGAACTGATCCGGGAGCGCGACGGCGACGTGCTCGTGGCCCCCGGCGGGTCCTGCCGCACACAGTTTGCGGACAGCCCCGTCGCCGAGGGACAGCCACCCCACCCCATCGAGTTGCTGGCCGGTTCGCTCTCGGAGTGA
- a CDS encoding HesA/MoeB/ThiF family protein — protein sequence MSDDPGPGAEYRYARHLSIDVVGGAGQERIQQADVLVVGAGGLGSPVIAYLAAAGVGTLHIVDPDIVETSNLQRQVIHTEADVGRPKVDSAKAFVESLNSEIEVHTHEAEFGPENAESLVADRDVVVDCTDNFRARYVINDACTLAGVPFVHGAVYRLEGQIGTFGTSEDGPCYRCLFPEAPPEEATPDCAVDGVLSPLPGTIGTMEATEVLKAVAEFGEQLDGRLLVYDGEDMTTETLPMRQNPDCPVCGEHAEIDSVAEIEYTHPFSIE from the coding sequence ATGAGTGACGACCCCGGCCCAGGCGCGGAGTATCGCTACGCTCGCCACCTCTCGATCGACGTCGTCGGTGGCGCCGGCCAGGAACGCATCCAGCAGGCAGACGTGCTGGTCGTCGGCGCGGGCGGACTGGGGTCACCCGTCATCGCCTATCTCGCGGCCGCGGGGGTCGGCACGCTGCACATCGTGGATCCGGATATCGTCGAGACCTCGAACCTCCAGCGGCAGGTCATCCACACCGAGGCAGACGTCGGCCGGCCGAAAGTAGACAGTGCAAAGGCGTTCGTCGAGTCGCTCAACAGCGAAATCGAGGTCCACACCCACGAGGCGGAGTTCGGGCCCGAGAACGCCGAATCGCTCGTGGCGGACCGCGACGTGGTCGTCGACTGTACGGACAACTTCCGGGCTCGGTATGTCATCAACGACGCCTGTACGCTCGCCGGTGTCCCGTTCGTCCACGGGGCGGTCTATCGACTCGAAGGCCAGATCGGCACCTTCGGGACCAGCGAGGACGGGCCCTGTTATCGCTGCCTGTTCCCCGAGGCCCCACCCGAGGAGGCGACCCCGGACTGTGCGGTCGACGGCGTTCTGAGCCCGCTCCCGGGCACGATCGGAACCATGGAGGCCACGGAAGTGCTCAAGGCCGTCGCCGAGTTCGGCGAGCAACTCGACGGGCGGCTACTGGTCTATGACGGCGAGGACATGACCACCGAGACACTCCCGATGCGGCAAAACCCCGACTGCCCGGTCTGCGGCGAGCACGCCGAAATCGACTCGGTCGCCGAAATCGAGTACACCCACCCCTTCTCGATCGAGTGA